The following coding sequences lie in one Thermoanaerobaculia bacterium genomic window:
- the serS gene encoding serine--tRNA ligase: MLSRELLRSDPERIRRAFIDRGQGPATLDEWLQIDAERRGAVTEIDELKRRRNEASREVGARKSKGEPADDLMAEVGGIKARLESLEAALAGLDEQLAALELRFPNLPDASVPVGSDETANRVERVVGTPREFDFEPKPHWDLGTDLGILDFERGAKVTGARFTVYYGAAARLERALISFMLDLHTGRHGYREVLPPFIVNRDSLVGTGNLPKFEQDLFHLEGTNYYLVPTAEVPLTNLHREEVLDESLLPLRYTAYTPCFRSEAGSYGKDVRGLIRQHQFNKVELVQLATPETSFAQLEEMAGHAERVLQLLELPYRVICLSTGDMGFASTKTYDLEVWLPSQKTYREISSCSNCGDFQARRANLRCRTEGGKPRHLHTLNGSALAVGRTLVAILENYQQADGSIAIPEKLRPYLPGLPRIVREG, encoded by the coding sequence ATGTTGTCCCGCGAGCTCCTGCGTAGCGATCCCGAGAGAATTCGTCGAGCCTTCATCGACCGCGGCCAGGGTCCGGCGACCCTGGACGAATGGCTGCAGATCGACGCCGAGCGCCGCGGGGCGGTCACCGAGATCGACGAGCTCAAGCGGCGGCGCAACGAAGCGAGCCGCGAGGTTGGAGCGCGCAAGAGCAAGGGCGAGCCTGCCGACGACCTGATGGCCGAAGTCGGCGGCATCAAGGCCCGGCTCGAGAGCCTCGAAGCCGCGCTCGCAGGCCTCGACGAGCAGCTCGCCGCACTCGAGCTCCGTTTTCCGAATCTGCCCGATGCCTCCGTGCCGGTCGGCAGCGACGAGACCGCGAACCGGGTCGAGCGCGTCGTCGGCACGCCGCGGGAGTTCGACTTCGAGCCCAAGCCGCACTGGGACCTCGGAACCGACCTCGGTATTCTCGATTTCGAGCGCGGCGCCAAGGTCACTGGCGCGCGTTTCACGGTCTACTACGGCGCGGCGGCGCGCCTCGAGCGCGCCCTGATCTCCTTCATGCTCGACCTGCACACCGGCAGGCACGGCTACCGCGAGGTCCTGCCGCCGTTCATCGTCAACCGCGACAGTCTCGTCGGCACCGGCAATCTGCCCAAGTTCGAGCAGGACCTGTTCCATCTCGAAGGCACCAACTACTACCTCGTGCCGACGGCCGAAGTGCCGCTCACCAATCTGCACCGCGAAGAGGTGCTCGACGAGAGCCTGCTGCCGTTGCGCTACACCGCCTACACGCCCTGCTTCCGCAGCGAAGCCGGCTCCTACGGCAAGGACGTGCGCGGCCTCATCCGCCAGCACCAGTTCAACAAGGTCGAGCTCGTCCAGCTCGCCACGCCGGAGACCAGTTTCGCCCAGCTCGAGGAGATGGCCGGCCACGCCGAGCGCGTGCTGCAACTGCTCGAGCTGCCGTACCGCGTGATCTGCCTGTCGACCGGCGACATGGGCTTCGCGTCCACCAAGACCTACGACCTCGAGGTCTGGCTGCCGTCGCAGAAGACCTACCGCGAGATCTCCTCGTGCTCGAACTGCGGCGATTTTCAGGCACGGCGCGCCAACCTGCGCTGCCGCACCGAGGGCGGAAAACCCCGTCACCTCCACACCCTGAACGGCTCCGCCCTCGCCGTCGGCCGCACTCTGGTCGCCATCCTCGAAAACTACCAGCAGGCCGACGGCTCGATCGCCATCCCCGAGAAACTCCGCCCCTACCTCCCCGGCCTCCCGCGCATCGTCAGGGAAGGCTGA